A region of Phycisphaerales bacterium AB-hyl4 DNA encodes the following proteins:
- a CDS encoding LacI family DNA-binding transcriptional regulator has translation MATIRDVARKANVSTGTVSMYLNGRDGISESKRKQIEKAIRKLGYQARKRGRPRAVQQTQSRNIAFMLFGTNLDSLGDIHALKRQFIVGIRDALMMRQVHLSLFLDGRPIQEDDLFQDMVEHGQFDGVIITGADPEESDLEWLRAMQVPVILLNRPTADRDISFVTIDNESASAKVADHFYGQGHRRMAIVDHAGTYAWIRGRREGFLNRVRELDAELVAKERLDPDGPASTCHEVCDNIIKSGATAVFVVNDGMAVKCIDTWHEQGLEIPRDLSVVGFDDLGYRSQNDLRLSSVTYDKQAIGEYAVQMLMEKIDRPNIVMSMGMHLQGEIVDYDTTSQPPKTAR, from the coding sequence ATGGCCACGATTCGTGATGTAGCTCGGAAAGCGAATGTCTCTACCGGAACGGTATCCATGTACCTCAACGGTCGGGACGGAATCAGCGAAAGTAAGCGTAAGCAGATCGAAAAGGCGATTCGCAAGCTTGGCTACCAGGCACGAAAGCGAGGGCGTCCTCGTGCCGTGCAACAGACCCAATCGCGAAACATCGCTTTCATGCTCTTCGGCACTAACCTGGATTCGCTCGGTGATATCCATGCGTTGAAGCGGCAATTTATCGTGGGCATACGTGATGCATTGATGATGCGTCAGGTGCATCTGAGCCTTTTCCTTGATGGACGACCGATCCAAGAGGACGATCTTTTCCAAGATATGGTGGAGCACGGTCAGTTCGACGGCGTGATCATTACCGGCGCAGATCCCGAAGAAAGCGATCTTGAGTGGCTGAGGGCAATGCAAGTCCCTGTGATCCTGCTGAATCGGCCGACGGCGGATCGAGACATCAGTTTTGTCACGATCGATAACGAAAGCGCTTCGGCAAAAGTTGCGGATCACTTTTACGGGCAGGGGCATCGCCGTATGGCCATTGTCGATCATGCCGGCACGTATGCATGGATCCGTGGTCGGCGTGAGGGTTTTCTAAATCGTGTTCGCGAACTTGATGCAGAACTCGTGGCGAAGGAACGGCTTGATCCTGACGGCCCTGCATCAACATGTCATGAAGTATGTGACAACATCATAAAAAGCGGGGCGACTGCCGTGTTCGTGGTCAATGATGGGATGGCGGTCAAGTGCATTGATACCTGGCATGAGCAAGGATTAGAAATTCCTCGCGACCTCTCTGTCGTTGGTTTTGACGACTTGGGATATCGTTCGCAAAACGACTTGCGTCTAAGTTCGGTGACATACGACAAGCAGGCCATCGGCGAGTATGCCGTTCAAATGCTGATGGAGAAGATTGATCGTCCCAATATCGTCATGTCGATGGGCATGCATCTGCAGGGCGAAATCGTTGACTATGACACCACCAGCCAGCCACCCAAGACGGCGCGGTGA
- a CDS encoding type II secretion system protein: MAMMPRKGFTLIELLVVISIIAILVALLLPALRSARQAARTTACASNMRQLVLAYNVYVNDSGDWVYPMGRRDGWREEIWHPLLDTVLGHIGSESAVQTHGGEWEMLESQVWRCPENWAETSGFVSGAQTKVAAGRSGIVGSRLLRTKDGRLRRQQEVTASFSQTAHMMESSRLHYYETGSSTYNFNWNHLPTRGYFGHNGGQNVVFLDGHIEHVRAEHPMFSGIWVNRHPWLTGERP, translated from the coding sequence ATGGCGATGATGCCCCGTAAAGGATTTACGCTGATCGAGCTTCTGGTTGTAATCAGCATTATCGCGATTTTAGTCGCGTTGCTATTGCCTGCCTTGAGAAGTGCGCGTCAGGCCGCGCGGACGACAGCCTGCGCCTCGAATATGCGGCAGTTGGTTCTCGCCTACAACGTTTATGTGAATGACTCTGGCGATTGGGTGTATCCGATGGGCCGGCGAGATGGCTGGCGTGAAGAAATCTGGCATCCCTTGCTGGACACGGTTCTCGGCCATATAGGCTCCGAAAGTGCGGTCCAAACTCATGGCGGTGAATGGGAGATGCTGGAATCACAAGTCTGGCGTTGCCCGGAGAACTGGGCGGAAACCTCCGGCTTTGTCTCTGGAGCTCAGACAAAGGTCGCTGCGGGTAGATCAGGAATCGTGGGGTCGCGACTTCTGCGGACGAAAGATGGACGGTTACGACGTCAACAGGAAGTTACGGCGAGTTTCAGCCAAACCGCCCACATGATGGAATCCAGCAGACTTCATTATTATGAAACCGGGTCTTCCACCTATAACTTCAACTGGAATCACCTGCCAACCCGCGGCTATTTCGGGCACAATGGTGGTCAGAATGTCGTCTTTCTCGATGGTCATATTGAACATGTACGCGCAGAACACCCCATGTTTTCTGGCATCTGGGTAAATCGTCATCCGTGGTTGACAGGCGAGAGGCCATAG